In Pseudoxanthomonas indica, the following are encoded in one genomic region:
- a CDS encoding response regulator transcription factor codes for MPARQPSPSPPAGTVTASQPDPAPRILVAVDKPLIRHGLIRVIEAMQLQAQLQTSDNVHSTRELLQDPGCTILLIDAAQAAALGETGLAGVARCRILLVTAREHAGERALTGQAQACGMLREAEMQATMEALLRTLDRCSVQVAQPDCCGLCLARQTWQPAPLPLSPRERQVFLSIGAGRGPREIAAELQISVKTVESHREKIKHKLLLDSGDALLHAAVRWRDGYGLHEVESASG; via the coding sequence ATGCCAGCCCGTCAGCCTTCGCCTTCGCCACCGGCGGGTACCGTCACCGCCTCGCAGCCTGATCCCGCGCCACGCATCCTGGTGGCCGTGGACAAGCCGCTGATCCGCCATGGCCTGATCCGCGTGATCGAAGCGATGCAGCTGCAAGCGCAGCTGCAGACATCGGACAACGTACACAGCACGCGCGAGTTGTTGCAGGACCCGGGCTGCACGATCCTGCTCATTGATGCCGCCCAGGCCGCAGCGCTGGGCGAGACCGGCCTGGCGGGCGTGGCCCGTTGCCGCATCCTGCTGGTGACTGCGCGCGAGCATGCCGGCGAGCGTGCGTTGACCGGGCAAGCGCAGGCCTGCGGCATGCTGCGCGAAGCCGAGATGCAGGCCACCATGGAAGCCCTGCTGCGCACCCTGGACCGCTGCAGCGTGCAGGTGGCGCAGCCCGATTGCTGTGGCCTCTGCCTGGCCCGGCAGACCTGGCAACCCGCGCCGCTGCCGTTGTCACCGCGCGAGCGCCAGGTGTTCCTGTCCATTGGCGCCGGCCGGGGCCCGCGCGAGATTGCCGCCGAGCTGCAGATCTCGGTCAAGACCGTGGAAAGCCACCGCGAGAAGATCAAGCACAAGCTGTTGCTGGACAGCGGCGATGCGCTGCTGCATGCGGCGGTGCGTTGGCGCGACGGCTATGGATTACATGAAGTCGAATCCGCCTCAGGCTGA